Proteins from a genomic interval of Panthera tigris isolate Pti1 chromosome A2, P.tigris_Pti1_mat1.1, whole genome shotgun sequence:
- the TNNC1 gene encoding troponin C, slow skeletal and cardiac muscles, translating to MDDIYKAAVEQLTEEQKNEFKAAFDIFVLGAEDGCISTKELGKVMRMLGQNPTPEELQEMIDEVDEDGSGTVDFDEFLVMMVRCMKDDSKGKSEEELSDLFRMFDKNADGYIDLDELKVMLQATGETITEDDIEELMKDGDKNNDGRIDYDEFLEFMKGVE from the exons ATGGATGACATCTACAAGGCTGCG GTAGAACAGCTGACAGAAGAGCAGAAAAATG AGTTCAAGGCAGCCTTTGACATCTTCGTGCTGGGCGCTGAGGATGGCTGCATCAGCACCAAGGAGCTGGGCAAGGTGATGAGGATGCTGGGACAGAACCCCACACCTGAGGAGCTGCAGGAGATGATTGACGAGGTGGATGAGGACG GCAGTGGCACCGTGGACTTTGATGAGTTCCTGGTCATGATGGTTCGGTGCATGAAGGATGACAGCAAAGGAAAGTCTGAGGAGGAGCTGTCAGACCTCTTCCGCATGTTTGACAA aaatgCTGATGGCTACATCGACCTGGATGAGCTGAAGGTGATGCTTCAAGCTACAGGTGAGACCATCACGGAAGATGACATTGAGGAGCTCATGAAGGATGGTGACAAGAACAACGATGGCCGCATTGACTATGACG aGTTCCTGGAGTTCATGAAGGGGGTGGAGTAG